Below is a window of Synechococcus sp. RSCCF101 DNA.
CGATCCGACCTCTGGAATTAAGATCACTCCTGACGAGTTTAAGCGGTTTCATCCGTCTTTGTGGCGGTCTCAGGGATCAGGGAAATCCATACCACTTGATGTCGCGGTACAGATTGAACGACTATGGTCGGAGAGGTGCGGAGACTATTCCCTTCCATATGCAGATGAGCTGCTTGAGGGATTGACTTATTCAGAGGGAACCAAGAAGCAGGTCACAGTCAATGCCTATGAGCGAGATCCAAGAGCAAGGGACAGGTGCATCGGCAGATGGGGGCATAGTTGCAGTGTTTGTGGCTTCCATTTTCAGAGCTTTTATGGCGAACTAGGAAAGGGCTATATCCACGTGCATCATTTAAAGCCTTTGTTAGAGATTGGGGAGGAATACAAAGTTGATCCTATTATCGACCTTCGCCCGGTTTGTCCAAACTGCCATGCAATGCTTCATCGCGGGAAGTCAGTCCTGTCGATTAAAGAACTGAAATCCTTGATTATAAGTTGCGGTGGGGAAGGCCGCGACTAGCCAATCGCGCAGCAGGGTGTATTTGACCCTCTAGGCGGTTTAGTTGCCGGAAAGCCTTCGTCACCTTGACGACTGGTGAGCTCAGGCTTTAATCGTCCAACCAAGGCAGCTTCAGCCCCAAAGCCTCAATCGGATCCATCACCAGCTTGTTCAGTGCCCGGCCCAGAATCACCTGCGGTTCATCGGGGCGAATCGGGATCACGGCATGCTGAGCGGAGACCGTTGTGCCCGTGCCGCTGACGATCCCGCGCCGGATCAGGGAGTTGGCCGCTTCCAGGCCGCACACATAGGCGCGTTCCTGACACAGGCCTTTGGCGCCATGTTCCCGCTCGCCCATCCGCACCCAGTCACCGGCGCAGACGATCGTCTCTGCTGAGCTCTCCAGCGGCGGCCGCTTGTGGAAACTGCCGGGCGAGAAGAGCGACACCGAGCCTGGATAGCGGCGGACCTCGGAATCCAGCACCCTGGCAGCCCGGAAGTCTGGATGGGCCGTGGGCAGCAGGTTGTGCATCAGTCGATCGATGATGGCCTCATCGCTCAGCGTTGCAATTGTCGTTGTGTTGTAGAAGTCGCTGGCGATCACGGAACCCTGGGGTTCATCGCCGCCCCAGAGCTCTCGCTCCCATCCCT
It encodes the following:
- a CDS encoding HNH endonuclease, coding for MSAYLLTWKPSEWAEEKLDEYISEFRSGQNEQRWSCGGTKNIPNGSRFFLMRQGSGLTGLFGSGEVVREPFADDHYNEAKRLEGKKANYVMVRFDRLFDPTSGIKITPDEFKRFHPSLWRSQGSGKSIPLDVAVQIERLWSERCGDYSLPYADELLEGLTYSEGTKKQVTVNAYERDPRARDRCIGRWGHSCSVCGFHFQSFYGELGKGYIHVHHLKPLLEIGEEYKVDPIIDLRPVCPNCHAMLHRGKSVLSIKELKSLIISCGGEGRD